In Schistocerca serialis cubense isolate TAMUIC-IGC-003099 chromosome 3, iqSchSeri2.2, whole genome shotgun sequence, the following proteins share a genomic window:
- the LOC126471243 gene encoding uncharacterized protein LOC126471243 encodes MSTDFAEILIAEVSKRRCLWDIRQNNYHNRYICDQEWAAVANAIGSTKDYAKNRWKSLRDCFQKELKKKPISSSGDAANPLNSKWCYFQALMFLKDIMTPGEAGTNVALECQQSLSSNGDCDTEVPETDLGESIVFDGNVDCFVTEEFLPGIGDHNSLAATSPPLPSLTRSAKRRQSASFERELLEMEVKKIKTLESQAEYEDRKFLLSLVPYFKQIEPLQKLEAMGQIIDVLRSKMSNKT; translated from the exons ATGTCGACGGATTTCGCCGAAATTTTAATAGCAGAAGTTAGTAAGAGGCGCTGTTTATGGGATATAAGACAGAATAACTACCACAATAGATACATATGTGACCAAGAATGGGCGGCTGTGGCCAATGCAATAGGCTCAACAA AAGACTACGCCAAAAACAGATGGAAATCCCTGAGAGACTGTTTCCAAAAAGAACTGAAGAAGAAACCAATATCATCATCAGGTGATGCAGCTAATCCATTGAATAGCAAGTGGTGTTATTTCCAGGCACTAATGTTTCTGAAGGACATAATGACACCAGGAGAGGCTGGAACAAATGTGGCACTTGAATGTCAACAATCACTGTCATCAAATGGTGACTGTGACACTGAAGTGCCAGAAACTGATCTTGGTGAAAGTATAGTCTTTGATGGCAATGTTGATTGTTTTGTGACCGAGGAGTTCCTGCCCGGCATAGGAGACCATAACTCTCTGGCTGCCACATCACCACCTCTACCGTCACTGACACGGTCAGCAAAAAGAAGACAATCTGCTAGTTTTGAGAGAGAACTGCTGGAAATGGAAGTGAAAAAGATAAAAACTTTGGAGTCACAAGCCGAATATGAGGACAGAAAGTTTTTGTTGTCATTAGTACCTTATTTCAAACAGATTGAACCACTACAAAAATTAGAAGCAATGGGGCAGATTATTGATGTACTGAGAAGCAAAATGTCAAATAAAACATAA